In Caldisphaera lagunensis DSM 15908, a single genomic region encodes these proteins:
- a CDS encoding cation diffusion facilitator family transporter, which produces MVNFSEGKKRSLIASFMYMILSLFKISLGYKFSSLVIVADGIHNIADILTGFAVYIGLFFAEKYPSEKFPFGLYKAENLASLFIAFAIAYAGYEIIMEFLFSKQGKIFMPFLLITIELISAIVTYWLTRYLISTPGIKLDAINAEGVHAFQDALTSIAVIIGVLGEWFSIKYLPLIIGIGIGVYILYQSYQIGRDSILTLLDMGDEKMMENIKNIVSNIEGVIGVHEIKVRKAGPFYFASMHLEAPPALSVKDADKLADIVEEKLRRALPSLLYVSIHVEPGSYTGKWKLALLEDENDSLADEISKVKKIKILDTQNKNIESIINDINLKQGNMSIISSMLKEKGVNAIIYAGKEKLLSLKAYGIEVYHTSEKDEKKVIDLFKEGKLNAD; this is translated from the coding sequence TTGGTAAATTTTAGTGAAGGAAAGAAAAGATCTCTAATTGCTTCATTTATGTACATGATATTGTCTCTATTTAAAATAAGTTTAGGCTATAAGTTCTCAAGTTTAGTAATCGTAGCCGATGGTATACATAACATTGCTGATATCTTAACAGGTTTTGCTGTATATATTGGATTGTTTTTTGCTGAAAAATACCCCTCTGAGAAGTTCCCTTTTGGATTATACAAAGCCGAAAATCTAGCCTCCCTTTTTATCGCCTTTGCAATAGCATATGCTGGATACGAGATTATCATGGAATTTCTATTTTCAAAACAAGGAAAGATATTTATGCCTTTTCTCTTAATAACTATAGAATTAATATCAGCAATAGTAACTTATTGGCTAACTAGGTATCTTATATCAACTCCAGGAATTAAATTAGATGCAATAAATGCTGAAGGAGTACATGCATTTCAAGATGCATTAACAAGTATAGCCGTTATAATTGGTGTATTAGGAGAATGGTTTAGTATTAAATATCTCCCATTAATAATTGGTATTGGTATTGGTGTTTATATATTATATCAATCTTATCAAATTGGAAGAGATTCGATATTAACACTTTTAGATATGGGCGATGAGAAAATGATGGAAAACATAAAAAACATTGTCTCAAATATAGAAGGTGTTATAGGGGTTCATGAAATTAAAGTAAGGAAAGCTGGACCATTTTATTTTGCATCTATGCACTTAGAAGCACCCCCTGCTTTAAGTGTTAAAGATGCTGATAAATTGGCTGATATAGTAGAAGAAAAGTTAAGACGTGCACTTCCATCTTTATTATATGTTTCAATCCATGTTGAGCCCGGATCTTATACTGGTAAATGGAAGCTGGCCCTGCTTGAGGATGAAAATGATTCGCTTGCTGACGAGATAAGTAAAGTTAAAAAAATTAAAATATTAGACACACAAAATAAAAATATAGAATCTATAATTAATGATATAAATTTGAAACAAGGAAATATGAGTATCATTTCCAGTATGCTTAAAGAAAAAGGTGTAAATGCCATAATTTATGCTGGAAAAGAGAAATTATTATCATTAAAAGCATATGGTATAGAAGTATATCATACTTCTGAAAAAGATGAAAAGAAGGTAATTGATTTATTTAAAGAAGGAAAATTAAATGCTGATTAA
- a CDS encoding NUDIX hydrolase — protein MVAGGILIVNEEVLLVYHEKLKKWLYPGGHVEINETPREAAIREFKEETGLDVEVYGEKNNLSTDEATEEPKPLAIMNEIVKYPNETHIHYDLIFLVKLKGGTLINGKWFKREEIDKIDTYSNVKKILKHAFSFNNNFILS, from the coding sequence ATTGTTGCAGGAGGAATATTAATAGTTAACGAAGAGGTACTTCTTGTGTATCATGAAAAATTAAAAAAGTGGTTATATCCAGGTGGCCATGTAGAAATTAATGAAACACCAAGGGAAGCTGCCATTAGAGAATTTAAAGAAGAAACGGGTCTTGACGTAGAAGTTTATGGGGAGAAAAACAATTTATCGACAGACGAAGCAACAGAAGAACCAAAACCATTAGCAATTATGAATGAAATCGTCAAATATCCCAATGAAACTCACATACATTATGATTTAATATTCCTAGTTAAGCTTAAAGGGGGAACATTAATTAATGGCAAATGGTTTAAAAGAGAAGAAATAGATAAAATAGATACATATAGCAACGTTAAAAAAATTTTAAAACATGCTTTTTCATTTAATAACAACTTCATTCTATCATAA
- a CDS encoding cation:proton antiporter has product MLSEVILALLEISLLVLFAALMGSVAIRFKFPKVVGDLLIGIILSPFLIGGFINKIIDVNLFSINNYLLLFSEFSVILLIYSIGLESGVSALRSSGISGIMGAIFGATIPFIFGAILIRFFVSFSAALIIGSALGATSLAVASSLIKETNLKGNGVNFILTAGSFDDVVSLIILSVAIAMSTLKTISYADILRTIFFYGIAWFIIFATSVFIIPKIFNNIIKEKYVFEGSLVIIFALTAIMTTLGFSPIIAAYIAGVAMAESNKAAKLRENTNALLALFGSIFFVTMGAQVNLIKLSYFGLIFSLFITAIAIIFKILGIYPFSYLATRSHKSSLAISIGMIPRGEIGLAVANIGLTYSIINDVEFSSIVIMSLLTTILGALIFGKIYHYIK; this is encoded by the coding sequence ATGTTAAGCGAGGTTATTTTAGCACTATTAGAAATATCATTATTAGTATTGTTTGCTGCATTAATGGGAAGCGTCGCTATTAGATTTAAATTCCCTAAGGTAGTCGGGGATTTATTGATAGGAATAATATTATCTCCATTTTTAATTGGAGGTTTTATAAACAAAATTATAGATGTAAATTTGTTCAGCATAAACAATTATTTGCTTTTGTTTTCAGAATTTTCAGTAATTCTGCTTATCTATTCTATTGGGTTGGAGTCAGGTGTATCAGCTTTAAGATCATCAGGAATTTCAGGAATAATGGGAGCAATTTTTGGTGCAACGATTCCTTTCATATTTGGAGCAATATTAATTAGATTTTTTGTTTCTTTTAGTGCTGCTTTAATCATTGGATCGGCCTTGGGCGCAACTAGTTTAGCTGTAGCTTCTTCTTTAATTAAGGAGACAAATTTAAAGGGTAATGGAGTTAATTTTATTTTAACTGCAGGATCTTTTGATGATGTCGTTTCTTTAATAATTTTATCTGTAGCTATAGCCATGAGCACTTTGAAAACTATAAGTTATGCTGATATATTAAGAACTATATTTTTCTATGGCATAGCATGGTTTATTATATTTGCAACATCAGTTTTTATAATTCCAAAAATTTTTAATAATATTATAAAAGAAAAATATGTGTTTGAAGGATCATTAGTAATAATTTTTGCACTGACAGCTATTATGACAACTCTTGGTTTTTCCCCAATTATAGCGGCATATATAGCTGGTGTAGCTATGGCTGAAAGTAATAAGGCCGCTAAATTAAGAGAAAATACAAACGCTTTGCTAGCTCTTTTTGGATCTATATTTTTTGTTACGATGGGGGCCCAAGTTAATTTAATAAAATTATCTTATTTCGGATTAATTTTTAGCTTATTTATAACAGCAATAGCAATAATTTTTAAAATATTAGGAATATATCCTTTCTCTTATTTAGCAACGAGAAGTCATAAATCAAGCTTAGCTATATCTATAGGTATGATCCCAAGAGGCGAAATAGGGCTAGCTGTTGCAAACATAGGTTTAACATATTCCATTATTAATGATGTAGAATTTTCATCTATAGTAATTATGTCCCTTTTGACAACTATTTTAGGAGCCCTAATTTTTGGGAAAATATATCATTATATTAAATAA